From a region of the Mucilaginibacter auburnensis genome:
- a CDS encoding PAS domain-containing sensor histidine kinase, whose translation MDDIQSLQHTIQQLRLEIEHLKSEEHRAAILSTDQRYQESQVRFRTVFEASRLGNKIIASDLKILQVNQAMVTLLGFETKEELIGAVILDFAPEERHSDWHFLQEKLWQEMSPSFSFETCLQKKDGSKVWCQITSILFPDNGQTLGYTIIEDITERYNLREQREEFISIASHELKTPITSLQATIQIIHKMVTEGAVVTDSLKKFAGNARRYTTKINHLVEDLLNMTKIEQGQLALNKNIFALSELIDGCCDHIDAGGRHCLRYTGDHSLKVTADQNKIEQVVVNFVNNAAKYAPESYEIVIDVKRTLNCTKVSVIDKGKGIPPSSISKLFERYYRDEGNKEQVAGLGLGLYVSSEIIKRHGGEIGVESQPGIGSTFWFTLPDVNMLS comes from the coding sequence ATGGACGACATTCAATCTTTACAGCATACCATACAGCAGCTCCGATTAGAGATCGAGCATTTAAAGTCTGAAGAACATCGGGCAGCTATCTTATCAACAGATCAGCGCTATCAGGAAAGCCAGGTTCGCTTTCGTACGGTCTTTGAAGCCTCCCGCTTAGGCAATAAGATCATCGCGTCTGACCTTAAGATTCTACAGGTTAACCAGGCTATGGTCACTTTGCTGGGATTTGAGACCAAGGAAGAACTGATCGGCGCGGTCATACTGGATTTCGCTCCGGAGGAACGCCACAGCGACTGGCACTTTTTACAGGAAAAACTATGGCAAGAGATGTCCCCATCTTTCAGCTTTGAGACCTGTCTGCAGAAAAAAGACGGCTCGAAAGTCTGGTGTCAGATCACTTCCATCCTATTTCCTGATAATGGGCAGACCCTCGGTTACACCATCATAGAGGACATTACAGAGCGTTACAATTTGCGGGAGCAAAGGGAAGAGTTTATTAGTATAGCCAGCCATGAGCTTAAAACACCGATCACCAGTTTGCAAGCTACCATTCAGATCATCCATAAAATGGTAACAGAGGGAGCCGTCGTTACGGACAGTTTAAAAAAGTTTGCAGGCAATGCCCGGCGTTACACTACAAAGATCAACCATCTGGTGGAAGATCTTTTAAATATGACAAAGATCGAACAGGGACAGCTGGCCCTTAATAAGAATATATTTGCCCTCTCAGAGTTGATCGATGGGTGCTGTGATCACATTGACGCAGGCGGCAGGCACTGCCTAAGGTATACCGGTGACCATTCGCTTAAGGTAACCGCTGATCAGAATAAAATTGAACAGGTTGTGGTGAATTTTGTGAACAATGCGGCTAAGTATGCGCCTGAATCCTATGAGATCGTAATAGACGTTAAGCGTACCTTAAACTGCACTAAAGTATCTGTCATTGACAAAGGCAAAGGTATACCGCCAAGCAGTATAAGCAAATTATTCGAAAGATATTACCGCGATGAAGGAAATAAAGAGCAGGTCGCGGGCTTAGGACTGGGCCTATACGTTTCCTCAGAGATCATCAAAAGACATGGCGGGGAAATTGGTGTGGAAAGTCAACCAGGGATCGGTTCTACTTTTTGGTTTACGCTGCCGGACGTCAATATGCTTTCGTAA
- a CDS encoding response regulator: protein MLAVLKTVLVVEDDHDIRELIVFILEAEGYEVASLDSGREVMLTVQRTSPDMLLLDVRLGDMDGRDICKALKSSPATSQMPVMIVSATHGWGTRHEKQCMADDYLAKPFDVTDLLVRVSDLVNRASA from the coding sequence ATGTTAGCCGTTCTGAAAACTGTTCTTGTAGTAGAAGATGATCATGATATTCGCGAACTCATAGTTTTCATTCTGGAAGCTGAAGGTTATGAAGTGGCGTCGCTGGATTCAGGCAGGGAGGTGATGCTGACCGTGCAACGCACATCGCCGGATATGCTGCTGCTGGACGTAAGGCTCGGGGATATGGACGGTCGCGATATCTGCAAGGCACTCAAATCATCACCTGCTACAAGTCAGATGCCCGTCATGATCGTCTCTGCTACTCACGGATGGGGAACCCGGCACGAAAAGCAATGTATGGCAGATGACTATTTAGCTAAGCCTTTTGATGTTACGGACCTACTCGTCCGGGTAAGCGACCTGGTCAACCGCGCCAGTGCCTGA
- a CDS encoding DUF3606 domain-containing protein — translation MNRRFRISMPDERSIDIDDEYALEMWSRELNVTTAKLKAAIQAVGTAVDAVRKQLNRPRTSSR, via the coding sequence ATGAACAGGAGATTCAGAATAAGTATGCCAGATGAGCGCTCAATCGACATCGATGATGAGTACGCATTGGAAATGTGGAGCCGGGAGTTAAATGTCACTACGGCTAAGCTTAAGGCTGCTATACAGGCGGTGGGAACCGCGGTGGATGCTGTCCGGAAACAGCTTAACCGCCCCCGCACTTCGTCAAGATAG
- a CDS encoding BamA/TamA family outer membrane protein yields the protein MKMRYAAGVFCACLLLPAIVIAQDAANTIPKQSQQRDTARQTDLIDIGKALFHIKPQKIRVQREKKIYFSILPVPGAVPGGAGRALITSTTAGTYLGPQSTTNLSSANFAPYWNFKGRFGIPLRTSIWLPDNRWNIQGDIRLLVYPQYTWGLGSTDNDQKKTLVNQNYIRFYQTALKKITPYFYVGGGYNLDYHSSISSDEPGIDLQQFTHYNYGTQSSSLSSGVNLSLLYDTRNNSINPLPGSYLNIVYRANPTFLGSDQKWNSLYVDARKYLPLDRDNPTRQNTLAFWSYFWTVFNSNAPYLDLPGIGSDPYNRSGEGLEQNRYRGRSLVYLESEYRRDITGNGLLGFVAFVNVTTVSGSGSLLRSWHPAAGTGLRIKFNKGSNTNIGIDYAFSKGYSAVLLNLGEKF from the coding sequence ATGAAAATGCGGTATGCGGCAGGCGTATTTTGCGCCTGTTTGTTACTGCCAGCCATCGTTATAGCGCAAGATGCCGCTAATACTATTCCCAAGCAAAGTCAGCAACGTGATACAGCCCGACAAACTGATCTGATCGATATCGGCAAGGCGCTCTTTCACATCAAACCTCAAAAAATACGGGTTCAGCGCGAAAAGAAGATATATTTCTCTATTTTACCGGTACCCGGTGCAGTGCCAGGTGGCGCAGGCCGGGCGTTGATCACCAGTACCACCGCCGGAACCTATCTGGGTCCGCAAAGCACTACCAATCTTTCCAGTGCCAACTTTGCACCTTATTGGAATTTCAAAGGACGTTTTGGTATTCCATTACGTACCAGCATCTGGCTGCCTGACAATAGGTGGAATATTCAGGGGGATATCCGCTTATTGGTTTATCCCCAGTACACCTGGGGACTGGGGAGTACTGATAATGATCAAAAAAAAACATTGGTCAATCAGAATTATATCCGCTTCTACCAAACTGCACTCAAAAAAATTACGCCTTATTTTTATGTCGGCGGCGGTTATAATTTAGATTACCACAGCAGCATCAGCAGTGACGAGCCAGGGATAGACCTTCAGCAATTTACACATTATAACTATGGCACGCAAAGCAGCTCTTTGTCTTCCGGGGTAAACCTGTCTTTGCTATATGACACCCGGAACAATTCGATCAATCCGCTGCCTGGCTCTTACCTGAATATCGTTTACCGCGCAAATCCCACATTTTTAGGGAGCGATCAAAAATGGAACTCGCTTTATGTTGATGCAAGAAAGTACCTGCCACTGGATCGCGACAATCCAACCCGACAAAACACGCTTGCTTTTTGGTCTTACTTCTGGACAGTATTTAACAGTAATGCCCCTTACCTGGACCTTCCGGGCATAGGCTCAGACCCTTATAACCGCTCGGGCGAGGGATTAGAACAAAACAGATATCGAGGCAGATCACTGGTTTATCTGGAAAGCGAATACCGGCGTGATATTACCGGCAACGGGTTGCTGGGATTTGTTGCGTTTGTTAACGTCACCACAGTAAGCGGTTCGGGATCTCTTTTAAGATCGTGGCATCCGGCCGCAGGCACTGGTTTGCGCATTAAATTCAATAAAGGCTCCAATACCAATATAGGGATAGATTATGCCTTCAGTAAAGGTTACAGTGCGGTACTACTGAATCTGGGCGAAAAGTTTTAA
- a CDS encoding sigma-70 family RNA polymerase sigma factor: MRQLKITPSITSRDSRALEQYLNDISKIGMVTADEEVTLTRLIRNGDQAALHKLTGANLRFVVSVSKKFQNQGLSLNDLINEGNLGLIKAAQRFDESKGFKFISYAVWWIRQGMMQAIAEQSRLVRLPSNQISALSRLHRQASQLEQEFEREPSIEEIAAAMELSTDSVAGLISKSRRSLSLDANINDESENSLMDLLAAEGEATDELLMRESLSVALKDALKHLSERERGILMLFFGIGQEQPFTLEEIANRYQLTRERVRQLKDKALHQLRHYAGKRGLLKYL; encoded by the coding sequence ATGAGGCAACTGAAGATCACGCCTTCGATCACCTCGCGAGACAGCCGGGCACTGGAGCAGTATCTGAATGACATCAGCAAGATCGGCATGGTGACGGCTGATGAAGAAGTTACGCTCACCCGCCTGATCCGGAACGGCGATCAGGCAGCACTGCACAAATTAACCGGTGCTAACCTGCGTTTTGTGGTATCAGTTTCCAAGAAATTCCAAAATCAGGGCCTTTCCCTTAATGACCTGATCAACGAAGGAAACCTCGGATTGATCAAGGCCGCGCAGCGGTTTGATGAATCTAAAGGTTTCAAATTTATTTCGTATGCGGTATGGTGGATACGTCAGGGCATGATGCAGGCCATTGCCGAACAATCGCGGCTGGTGCGTTTGCCATCCAACCAGATCAGCGCCCTAAGCCGCCTGCATCGCCAGGCCTCGCAACTGGAGCAGGAGTTTGAGCGGGAGCCCTCCATTGAAGAAATAGCAGCAGCCATGGAGCTTTCGACGGACAGTGTTGCTGGCCTCATAAGTAAATCACGCCGTTCTTTATCGCTGGATGCAAATATTAATGATGAAAGTGAAAATTCTTTAATGGATCTGCTGGCAGCAGAAGGTGAAGCTACTGACGAGCTGCTCATGCGGGAGTCCTTGTCTGTTGCCCTGAAAGATGCATTAAAGCATCTGTCGGAGCGTGAACGTGGCATCCTAATGCTTTTTTTCGGAATCGGCCAGGAACAGCCTTTTACCCTGGAAGAAATTGCTAACCGGTATCAGCTCACCCGTGAGCGGGTAAGGCAGTTGAAAGACAAAGCGCTACATCAATTACGGCACTATGCCGGGAAACGTGGCCTGTTAAAATATCTATAA
- a CDS encoding fatty acid desaturase — MAFLDHVLQPPAYGWQNTQGELVRPDVRTILREFFSRLNVWRDRKNWLAFVSWFKVFCLIPFFVLFIFQFFSWWMLLAAFVYGMIIMGTHGTVWHHRYCTHGAYRFSNGFWRFMTRQLTLNIIPEEIYIISHHVHHSKSDKPGDPYNAEGGFWYCFLADVNHQPIARGLSEDDYKRVTRLMAHTGVKGNTYRQYQYWGSYARPLATLATWVLNWSFWYGIFYLAGGHALACSLFAAAGVWAVGVRTFNYDGHGHGKDRQRDGIDYNRADRSINQLWPGLVAGEWHNNHHLYPKSARSGFKAYQLDMAWIYIRLLHRVGAVSQYRDDKQSFVNKYLNR, encoded by the coding sequence ATGGCATTTTTAGATCATGTGCTGCAGCCGCCCGCTTATGGCTGGCAGAACACACAGGGGGAACTGGTGCGCCCCGACGTACGCACGATATTAAGAGAATTTTTCAGCAGGTTGAATGTATGGCGGGATCGAAAGAATTGGCTCGCTTTTGTAAGCTGGTTTAAGGTATTTTGCCTGATACCCTTCTTTGTTCTTTTTATTTTTCAGTTTTTCAGCTGGTGGATGTTATTGGCTGCTTTTGTTTATGGCATGATCATCATGGGCACGCATGGCACGGTCTGGCATCATCGCTATTGCACCCATGGTGCCTATCGTTTTAGCAACGGTTTTTGGCGCTTTATGACAAGGCAATTAACGCTCAATATTATACCCGAAGAAATCTATATTATTTCTCACCACGTGCACCACTCGAAATCAGATAAGCCTGGCGACCCTTATAATGCAGAAGGTGGTTTTTGGTATTGCTTCCTAGCCGATGTTAACCATCAGCCTATTGCAAGAGGTCTGAGTGAAGATGATTATAAGCGGGTTACCCGCTTAATGGCGCATACCGGTGTTAAGGGTAACACTTACCGGCAATACCAGTACTGGGGATCGTATGCCAGGCCGCTGGCTACACTCGCTACCTGGGTGCTCAACTGGTCGTTCTGGTACGGAATATTTTACCTAGCGGGCGGACATGCTTTAGCGTGCTCCTTATTTGCTGCAGCCGGTGTTTGGGCTGTTGGCGTACGTACGTTTAATTACGACGGGCATGGGCACGGTAAGGACAGGCAACGCGACGGCATCGATTATAACAGGGCTGATCGATCCATCAACCAATTGTGGCCGGGACTGGTAGCCGGGGAATGGCATAACAATCATCACCTCTACCCCAAAAGTGCCCGCAGCGGCTTCAAAGCTTATCAACTGGACATGGCCTGGATATACATCCGCCTGCTGCATCGTGTTGGTGCGGTAAGCCAGTATCGGGATGATAAACAAAGCTTCGTTAATAAATACCTGAATCGATGA
- a CDS encoding cold-shock protein yields MQKEGTVKFFNDSKGFGFISQNDTRTDVFVHSTGLIDQIRENDQVSYDVENGKKGLNAVNVKVI; encoded by the coding sequence ATGCAAAAAGAAGGAACAGTGAAATTTTTTAACGATTCGAAAGGTTTCGGATTTATTTCACAAAATGATACAAGAACAGACGTTTTTGTACACTCGACAGGTCTGATCGATCAGATCCGCGAAAATGACCAGGTTAGCTATGACGTGGAAAACGGCAAGAAAGGCCTGAACGCAGTAAACGTAAAAGTAATCTAA
- a CDS encoding hemin-degrading factor, giving the protein MENTLTTLKQQWEQLKNEEPRLRIRDAAAKLCVSETELVNTDAGANNTLLKPEFQEILKEISTLGYVMALTRNNHCVHERKGVYTKVSFNGPVGSIVTPDIDLRLFMHHWHFGFAVNEDERFSLQFFGADGSAVHKIYLTDKSDVNAYHQLVTKYKADYQQQELVITPAKLEAVEKPDHEVDIKAFHDAWVNLKDTHEFFGMLKKFELTRTQALRLAPEGYANQISVQALKDTLKKASETNLPVMVFVGNPGCIQIHTGEIKKLVQTGPWFNVLDPEFNMHLRDDGIASVWLVKKPTTDGAVHSLEVFDKKGDIIVQFFGKRKPGVPEDEAWRSVLFN; this is encoded by the coding sequence ATGGAAAATACACTAACCACCTTAAAACAACAATGGGAACAGCTAAAAAACGAGGAACCCAGATTACGCATACGCGATGCCGCCGCTAAACTGTGCGTGAGCGAAACCGAACTGGTTAACACAGATGCAGGCGCCAACAACACCCTGCTGAAACCTGAATTTCAGGAAATATTAAAAGAGATCAGTACGCTGGGTTACGTGATGGCGCTAACCCGTAATAATCATTGCGTACATGAACGTAAAGGCGTTTACACCAAAGTTAGCTTTAATGGCCCTGTTGGCTCAATTGTGACGCCTGATATTGATCTTCGCCTGTTTATGCACCACTGGCACTTTGGCTTTGCAGTTAACGAAGATGAGCGCTTCAGTCTGCAATTTTTCGGTGCCGATGGCAGTGCGGTTCACAAAATTTACCTTACTGATAAAAGCGACGTAAACGCTTACCACCAACTGGTGACTAAATACAAAGCAGATTATCAGCAGCAGGAATTGGTTATAACGCCAGCCAAGTTGGAAGCGGTTGAAAAACCAGATCATGAAGTGGATATCAAAGCATTCCACGATGCCTGGGTAAACCTGAAAGATACCCATGAGTTTTTCGGCATGTTGAAAAAATTTGAGCTTACCCGTACGCAAGCGTTACGCCTTGCTCCTGAAGGTTATGCCAACCAGATCAGCGTTCAGGCTTTGAAAGACACGTTAAAAAAAGCATCGGAAACTAACCTGCCTGTTATGGTATTTGTAGGGAACCCAGGTTGTATACAGATACACACAGGCGAAATAAAAAAACTGGTACAGACCGGCCCATGGTTTAATGTGCTTGACCCTGAATTCAATATGCACCTCCGCGATGATGGTATTGCATCGGTATGGTTGGTTAAAAAACCTACCACAGACGGCGCCGTTCACAGCCTTGAAGTGTTCGACAAAAAAGGTGATATCATTGTTCAGTTCTTTGGCAAACGCAAACCCGGCGTGCCTGAGGATGAGGCCTGGCGAAGTGTTTTGTTTAACTAA
- a CDS encoding heme ABC transporter ATP-binding protein: protein MIDVKNLTYQAGNKKILHGASFNLVPGEMMAVIGANGAGKSTLLKLLCREMEPTSGSIKFNNRDIESYSIHDMAMLRAVLTQHNTVSVMFTVKELVMMGRYPHFENRPSAHDMEVVKKTMLETGITHLSSRNYNTLSGGEQQRVQLARVIAQIYDRPNAFLFLDEPTNGLDLLYQQQILQLARNMANRGYIVISILHDINFASQYADQILILKNGKTVAFGAPLEVINCENIHEAFNIKVKLMECEDFKCPLVIPSGLMV from the coding sequence ATGATAGATGTAAAAAATTTAACCTACCAGGCAGGTAACAAAAAAATACTCCACGGCGCATCATTCAATCTGGTGCCCGGCGAAATGATGGCAGTGATAGGCGCTAACGGGGCGGGAAAAAGCACCTTGCTAAAACTGCTTTGCCGTGAAATGGAGCCAACATCCGGCAGCATAAAGTTTAACAACAGGGATATCGAATCTTATTCCATTCATGATATGGCTATGCTGCGGGCGGTGCTTACCCAGCACAATACAGTTAGCGTAATGTTTACCGTAAAAGAACTGGTGATGATGGGCCGCTATCCGCATTTTGAAAACCGCCCGTCAGCGCATGACATGGAAGTTGTTAAAAAAACAATGCTGGAAACAGGCATCACTCACCTTTCCTCACGCAATTACAATACCCTTTCGGGTGGTGAACAGCAGCGTGTGCAACTGGCACGGGTAATTGCCCAGATCTACGACAGGCCCAATGCCTTCCTTTTTCTGGATGAACCTACCAACGGGCTCGATCTGCTCTATCAGCAGCAAATACTGCAGTTGGCGCGCAACATGGCTAACCGGGGCTATATCGTTATCAGTATTTTACACGACATCAATTTCGCATCGCAATATGCTGATCAGATCCTTATCTTAAAAAACGGAAAAACCGTGGCATTCGGTGCTCCGCTGGAGGTTATCAACTGCGAAAATATTCACGAGGCATTCAACATAAAAGTAAAACTGATGGAATGCGAAGATTTTAAATGTCCACTGGTGATACCCAGCGGTTTAATGGTTTAA
- a CDS encoding FecCD family ABC transporter permease has protein sequence MVAALCVGAVHISLPQFWSMVTNSIGLSNEQSYTDQQTAVLLNIRLPRVLLGAAIGAALAISGSSLQGLFRNPLAEPGLIGISAGATLAAALTIVFGGPLLNRLGNEHSYYVLAIAAFIGAFITTLIVYRLAMHNGKTVITALLLMGIAINAIAFAFTGLLTYLSTDEQLRNITFWSLGSLGGASWIAFSSAIPFIVIPLIGLPFMGKSLNAIALGEAQAAHMGISVNHIKTLVIIFSTMAVGASVAVAGLISFIGLVIPHILRMAFGADNRLIIPASALLGAAALSFADMISRTVVAPAELPIGIVTAIGGSPIFIYMIWSQLKKQQII, from the coding sequence ATGGTAGCGGCTTTATGCGTTGGGGCGGTACATATCAGCCTGCCACAATTCTGGTCAATGGTCACTAATAGTATTGGTTTGAGCAATGAACAGTCGTATACCGACCAGCAAACCGCAGTTTTGTTAAACATACGTTTACCACGGGTACTGTTAGGTGCCGCCATTGGCGCTGCACTGGCTATTTCGGGTTCGTCTTTACAAGGGCTTTTTCGAAATCCGCTGGCAGAGCCGGGCCTGATAGGCATATCAGCCGGCGCAACATTAGCAGCAGCATTAACTATAGTTTTTGGCGGGCCGTTATTAAACAGATTGGGTAATGAGCATAGCTATTACGTATTGGCCATTGCAGCTTTTATAGGCGCATTTATCACTACACTAATCGTTTACCGTCTTGCGATGCACAATGGCAAAACGGTTATAACTGCGCTGCTGCTGATGGGCATTGCTATAAATGCCATCGCGTTTGCTTTTACAGGATTGCTTACCTATCTGTCAACCGATGAGCAACTACGTAACATCACTTTCTGGAGCCTGGGCAGTTTGGGCGGCGCCAGTTGGATAGCCTTTAGCAGCGCTATACCTTTTATTGTTATACCGCTTATTGGCCTGCCTTTTATGGGTAAATCGCTTAACGCTATAGCCTTGGGCGAAGCGCAGGCCGCGCACATGGGCATCAGCGTTAATCACATTAAAACGCTCGTCATCATTTTCTCCACCATGGCCGTGGGCGCATCTGTTGCAGTAGCAGGGTTGATCAGCTTTATCGGATTGGTTATACCCCACATTTTGCGCATGGCTTTTGGTGCCGACAACAGGCTTATTATTCCTGCATCAGCCCTGCTCGGAGCGGCAGCATTATCGTTTGCTGACATGATATCGCGCACAGTAGTGGCTCCAGCCGAGTTGCCCATAGGTATTGTAACGGCCATTGGCGGTTCGCCAATTTTTATTTATATGATCTGGTCACAGCTTAAAAAACAGCAGATAATATGA
- a CDS encoding heme/hemin ABC transporter substrate-binding protein: MITVLGFSSKAGKKIAGQKIVSLNGTISEILAGIGMEPYIIGTDVTSNFPESIKRKPKVGHNRTISAEGIIALQPDIVTGLTTDVKPELQAQLKGAGIKLVLFNQEFTADGTRKLIKEVATAFGAPSKANPVIDKLNADLASAAKSGKTGGKPKVLFIYARGTGTMMVAGEGTSVEQIIELAGGQNAVKGFTDYKPLTPEALVAADPDAILLFSSGMESLGGVAGLQQVQGVNQTKAGKNKKFITMEGELLTGFGPRLGQAVAQLSQNLK; the protein is encoded by the coding sequence ATGATCACAGTTTTGGGATTCAGCTCTAAAGCAGGCAAAAAAATAGCGGGACAAAAAATCGTATCTCTTAACGGAACCATCAGCGAAATACTGGCGGGCATAGGAATGGAGCCTTATATTATAGGAACCGATGTAACGAGTAATTTTCCCGAAAGCATAAAACGCAAACCAAAAGTTGGTCATAACCGCACGATATCTGCCGAGGGGATAATTGCCTTGCAACCTGATATTGTTACCGGCCTGACCACTGATGTAAAACCCGAATTGCAGGCCCAATTAAAAGGTGCCGGTATAAAATTGGTACTGTTTAACCAGGAATTTACTGCTGACGGTACCCGTAAGCTGATCAAAGAAGTGGCAACAGCTTTTGGCGCGCCCTCAAAAGCTAATCCTGTTATCGATAAGCTAAATGCCGATCTGGCCTCGGCCGCTAAATCAGGCAAAACAGGCGGCAAACCTAAGGTGCTGTTTATTTATGCACGAGGTACCGGCACCATGATGGTGGCCGGCGAAGGCACCTCTGTTGAGCAAATAATTGAGCTGGCGGGAGGCCAAAATGCCGTTAAAGGCTTTACTGATTATAAACCGCTTACCCCTGAGGCATTAGTGGCTGCTGATCCCGATGCTATTCTGCTTTTCAGTAGCGGCATGGAGAGTTTGGGCGGTGTTGCTGGTTTACAGCAAGTGCAGGGCGTTAACCAAACAAAAGCCGGTAAAAACAAAAAATTCATCACCATGGAAGGTGAATTGCTAACAGGTTTTGGCCCGCGTTTAGGCCAGGCTGTTGCGCAGTTATCACAAAATCTAAAATAA
- a CDS encoding HmuY family protein — protein MKHLLSCLLGFTLLMCVSCKKSDPALPDNTLGFSTSTQGLGTTDAFINISLNLNRATDVAIPVVVDLTASGVTYGTEFTTEPAATTNMLNLTIPAGSNAVSFKVIKKDDIFLQGNESLTFKVKSAGAPVVLGTTTELKLSFSAITSTGSELTLNGGEGGSAAINSVYVDLSANAQTAVKRTSWDLGFYTGADFRVILNNTTAASVVAVNKTDINAINATDVTLANLELGQGKGNFGIIDDVNGDITKTAIAAVSVTEAENKVYVISRVNGTGATPLAADVYKIRILRNGTTGYTLQYAKLNETTFKTLDINKNAASNFSFISFDTGAVSVEPAKDRWDFVWGYSIYYTGTLPYAFSDLVFVNHLGDVTTAEVIGNYDTYAEANIATTTFSNSRNTIGSNWRVTQGTIGVKTDRFYVIKDAAGNVYKLRFVNFTTQDGGTRGYPKIQYTLVKKGA, from the coding sequence ATGAAACATTTACTCAGCTGCCTGTTAGGATTTACCCTATTGATGTGCGTATCCTGCAAAAAGTCCGACCCTGCTCTACCTGATAACACACTTGGTTTTTCAACCTCAACACAAGGTTTAGGTACTACCGACGCTTTTATCAATATATCGCTTAACCTTAACCGTGCTACAGATGTTGCTATACCTGTTGTTGTGGACCTTACTGCAAGCGGTGTAACCTATGGGACTGAATTTACCACCGAGCCCGCGGCAACCACAAATATGTTAAACCTTACTATTCCGGCCGGAAGTAATGCTGTCAGCTTTAAAGTGATCAAAAAAGATGACATATTCCTCCAAGGAAATGAGTCACTTACGTTTAAAGTGAAGTCGGCTGGCGCACCAGTTGTATTAGGTACAACTACCGAGTTGAAATTGAGTTTCTCCGCTATCACCTCAACAGGTTCTGAGTTAACCCTTAACGGTGGCGAAGGCGGCTCTGCAGCCATCAACTCCGTTTATGTTGATTTGAGCGCCAACGCCCAAACAGCCGTAAAACGTACGAGCTGGGATCTTGGTTTTTACACTGGCGCCGATTTCCGTGTGATACTCAATAACACCACCGCGGCATCAGTTGTGGCGGTCAACAAAACGGATATCAACGCAATAAACGCTACCGATGTGACTTTGGCTAACCTCGAGTTAGGTCAGGGCAAAGGTAACTTTGGCATTATCGATGATGTTAATGGCGATATAACAAAAACGGCAATAGCAGCGGTATCAGTTACAGAAGCTGAAAATAAAGTATATGTGATAAGCCGTGTAAACGGCACCGGCGCGACACCATTAGCTGCCGATGTTTACAAAATACGCATATTACGTAATGGTACAACAGGCTACACCCTACAATACGCAAAACTTAACGAGACCACATTCAAAACACTTGATATAAATAAAAACGCTGCTAGTAACTTCAGCTTTATATCATTTGATACCGGGGCGGTAAGTGTTGAACCTGCCAAAGACCGCTGGGATTTTGTATGGGGCTATAGCATTTACTATACAGGTACGCTGCCTTACGCTTTTTCTGACCTTGTATTTGTAAACCACCTAGGCGATGTAACCACTGCCGAAGTAATTGGCAATTATGATACTTATGCTGAAGCCAATATCGCCACCACTACTTTCAGCAACAGCCGTAATACGATCGGCTCCAATTGGAGAGTTACCCAGGGCACAATAGGTGTTAAAACAGACCGCTTTTATGTGATAAAAGATGCCGCAGGCAATGTATACAAACTCAGGTTTGTAAACTTCACTACGCAGGACGGTGGAACAAGGGGTTATCCTAAGATTCAATATACGCTTGTGAAAAAAGGAGCATAA